A single region of the Vespa velutina unplaced genomic scaffold, iVesVel2.1, whole genome shotgun sequence genome encodes:
- the LOC124957536 gene encoding small RNA 2'-O-methyltransferase-like, whose amino-acid sequence MMDPYIIRDYDKGDKIRLSLPAYIQRYDAVIEVLCSDKYNGQIQKVIDFGCGNLDFLDYLKRICNVNEILCVDIDRCILENNKRKGKPFVHDFVHLRKGPLQIHVYEGSVSSNDNNLQKADAVICMELIEHLDSNTLKDFPFNIFGYIKPKVAIVTTSNADSNELFPHLSRIRHTERKIEWSREQFQAWVENIILSYPYCHVSFHDICNGPEGTEHLGAHTQMAVFHCNSDENCSESSGIDNIYKLVTSHNFQIIIDKRSDTEKILDEVFYHLEESQNLDNIRGEMSLKSLVLKLRKLNITIESLKTILEEAGLAIIDYEDGPATCIPVQTRTLRESHKDYEICLGYDGYIVDEIKWDSDDCDEEEQNVVIPERNSSPESDITYLFDSENNPPSDNNLSDSINIPESVADSNPINSNL is encoded by the exons ATGATGGATCCCTATATTATTCGTGATTACGACAAAGGtgataaaataagattatcATTGCCAGCTTACATACAAAGGTATGATGCAGTGATCGAAGTGCTTTGCAGTGATAAATACAATGGCCAGATACAGAAG GTTATAGATTTTGGCTGTGGAAATCTTGACTTTTTGGATTATCTAAAACGTATCTGCAATGTAAACGAAATATTATGCGTGGACATTGATAGATGTATTCTTGAAAATAACAAGCGCAAAGGCAAGCCGTTTGTTCATGATTTTGTACATTTAAGAAAAGGTCCATTGCAGATACATGTTTATGAAGGGAGCGTTTCTAGCAATGACAATAACCTGCAAAAAGCCGACGCAGTGATATGCATGGAATT GATTGAACACTTAGATTCGAATACATTAAAGGATTTTCCATTTAACATCTTTGGTTATATCAAACCAAAAGTAGCAATTGTAACAACGTCAAATGCTGActctaatgaattatttcctCATCTCTCCAGAATCCGGCacacagaaagaaagattgaatGGTCTAGAGAACAATTTCAGGCctg GGTggagaatataattttaagttATCCTTATTGCCATGTATCATTCCATGATATTTGTAATGGGCCAGAAGGTACGGAGCATTTAGGTGCTCACACACAAATGGCCGTTTTTCATTGTAATAGCGACGAGAACTGTTCAGAATCATCAggaattgataatatatataaattggtaacttcgcataattttcaaattataattgaCAAACGTTCGGACACAGAAAAGATTTTGGATGAAGTTTTCTATCATCTTGAAGAATCGCAAAATTTGGATAATATACGAGGAGAAATGTCGCTTAAATCTTTAGTAttaaaattgagaaaattaaatattacaattgaaTCACTGAAAACAATTCTGGAGGAAGCAGGATTGGCCATAATTGATTACGAAGATGGTCCTGCTACATGTATTCCAGTGCAAACACGTACTCTACGTGAAAGTCATAAAGATTATGAAATATGTTTGGGTTACGATGGATATATAGTGGATGAAATTAAATGGGATTCTGATGACTGTGACGAAGAAGAACAGAATGTTGTTATACCTGAGAGAAATTCTTCCCCAGAAAGTGACATTACTTATCTGTTTGATAGTGAAAATAATCCACCAAGTGATAATAATCTTTCTGACAGCATAAACATCCCTGAATCTGTTGCAGATTCAAATCCAATTAATtccaatttataa
- the LOC124957533 gene encoding phospholipase D A-like — protein sequence MGLVNAPWGGDWVTWYVVRRAPQVGDLACRVSNAPGSLEYDRSQAEELKRTAIAVESMRLSGPSSPKQGRRNNRARQMIYSSEEDEPRADWPALGEGCPAETSLSKVETGRMLNTILEPSMAAEVARLRCRNLKGELSGLMKNSYKIMMEGIKTLNERVETRADDPPSAKETIAQMKAELRAKDLRNKEVMGENGRLKRANKKMEKVLENPSAGNSRSKSPDIRESIKALTEALRNVQHEIKEIRQQQQQQQWKQQQQTQQQPQQQQQQRQQQQPQQQRQQTTGGATTGAGGPHKGPTPRAEPS from the exons ATGGGCCTGGTCAATGCACCATGGGGTGGAGACTGGGTCACATGGTATGTAGTTA GAAGGGCACCACAAGTAGGCGACCTGGCTTGCCGCGTATCTAATGCGCCAGGAAGTTTGGAGTATGATAGATCTCAAGCGGAGGAGTTGAAAAGGACTGCCATTGCGGTTGAGAGCATGCGGCTCTCTGGTCCGTCCTCCCCAAAGCAGGGGAGAAGGAACAACCGTGCAAGGCAGATGATATACTCCTCTGAGGAGGATGAACCGCGGGCTGACTGGCCCGCACTAGGTGAGGGTTGCCCGGCGGAGACTTCCTTGTCTAAAGTGGAGACTGGTAGGATGCTTAATACCATCCTGGAACCCTCCATGGCGGCAGAAGTTGCCAGGCTGAGATGCCGTAACCTTAAGGGAGAGCTATCAGGGCTTATGAAAAACTCCTATAAGATCATGATGGAGGGAATCAAGACCCTGAACGAGAGGGTCGAAACCCGAGCGGACGATCCTCCATCAGCCAAGGAAACAATTGCGCAGATGAAGGCTGAATTGAGAGCCAAGGATCTGCGCAATAAAGAGGTCATGGGAGAAAACGGTCGCCTCAAGAGGGCGAATAAGAAGATGGAGAAGGTCCTGGAGAATCCATCGGCCGGGAATAGCCGATCAAAGTCTCCGGACATAAGGGAGTCAATAAAGGCATTGACGGAGGCTCTTCGCAATGTACAACATgagataaaagagatacggcagcagcagcagcagcagcagtggAAACAGCAGCAGCAAACACAGCAGCAGccacagcagcagcaacaacagcggcaacagcagcagccGCAGCAGCAGCGGCAACAGACAACGGGTGGAGCAACGACGGGAGCTGGTGGGCCACACAAAGGTCCTACACCCCGTGCTGAGCCCAGTTGA